The genomic stretch AGGTTCGTGCCTAAGGTTGTGGTGTTGGCGATGAGAAGATGGATGCGCCCGAGGAGCGGGATGTCGCCGTGTCCCGTGTCCTGAAACAGCATTCGCCTAACCTTCTTGAGTCAAATCGATCTTGTGCCTCGTACGATGGCTTTGCGAATAGGAGCGTCCTTTTGTGATTGCAGAACTTGTTTCTCCAAGTAGACCGAGCCTGAGCCGAATTGGCAAGTTGCATAGTTGCTCACAAAAACAATCGTCTTTACACATCTACGCTCCTGCTTCTATGAGGTACAGCAATGACAACAGCACATGTCAACATTTGATCTCAACCGTAGCCATGAAGCTATCCGGAGTACTGATTCAAAGAAAAATCAATGCCAAATTCGAACTCGCAAGTGACAAGAGTTTTCACTGTGAACGTGATCGAGGCGTTTGTATCTAGCAGCAATACCGGCATTTCACATTTTGACAGATGTCTTCCTTCTGGAGTCCTTCGAATTCAGTATCGATTTGATGAGATCATGAGGAGAGTAAAGTGACAGGAGCCTTTGCTTTGACAACTTGAGATGATGGGAAGACATATCAATATCTGTGAGAATCACGCTAGTATCTCGTTACGTCACCCCACTTCGTTCCGATCGCGACAACTCATTCCGAAGGGTACCTGTCACCGTGTCACATGTCATGCAAGCCACTTGCTATTAACTCAATTTCCACCACACGCATCCTTCCGATGATTGCAACAAGAGCTCTTTCTTCAACTAGCAAATTTCACAGAGCTACGACACGGACACTAGCCCTTCTTTCTAGCAACACATCTCCACAACATATATCCTACCGCATACTCCAACACCGCCGCCAAACCAGCATGCTGCACGCCGCCGGTGAATCCGCGAAAAAAATCTTCGCCCCAACATCGAACTCTAAAGATCCAGGCCATGCAACCCAGTACAACAAAGGCGCGCTAGACCGCTCCGACCTGCTCCCTTCCCCAACGGAGCAATTCCACAAGTGGTTCCAAGAAGCTCAAAGCAATGGTGTTTACCAGCCCGAAACCGTAACCTTTTCCACTGCCGAGCTCCCTAGTGGCCGCGTCTCGGCACGAGTCGTCTATATGAAAGAGCTTGATGACCGCGGCTTCGTCATCTATAGTAACTGGGACACGAGCCGCAAAGCGAGCGATGTGCGGAGTAATCCTCACGCAGCACTGACGTTTTATTGGCGCGAACTTGAGCGTCAAGTGCGTGTTGAAGGGCCCGTCGAACGGCTTACAGATGAGGAGTCACAGGTTTACTATGATACGCGGATCAGAGGATCGAGGATTGGTGCGTGGGCGAGTCAACAGAGTAGTGTGATTGAAGGAAGGGAGGAACTAGAGAAGAGAGTAGAGGATGTGGAGAAGAGATTTGAGGGCAAGGATAAGATTCCTGTACCGGAGTTTTGGGGAGGTCTGAGAGTTGTGCCGGAGATGGTCGAATTCTGGCAGGGAAGACCGAGCAGGTTGCATGATCGCTTTGTCTATCGGAAGGTTGACGGTGAGGGCCAGGAAGGCAAGGGAATCAAGGATTCGGAATGGAAGATTGAGAGGTTGAGCCCTTAGTTGGCACTCGCTTTACACTTATGTAATCTCCCCTCAGTTCTAGTACTTTATGACAAGATCTTCAGTACAAGTCTTTCAGGATTACAGTACATCACGAAGTGTTCGGTGCACCTTCATGCTTCAAGTCAATTTTCTGGGTTCATTGTAATATTGGAATCATGATCATGATATGTATACATGACCCTTTCGATCACCCCACCGGCCATCATCTTCCCTCTCATCGACTAATGGAAGTGCCAACCTGAATCCATCATATTCTTTTTCCCTACGCTGCCGATCGCTATATTCAATTAAGCAGGCTTGTTAGTCAGGAATCGAGACTCAGTCAGCAAAGATGGCTGCCGAAGGTGATATGCAAGGGTTTGATGTTGATGCTTTCCAGTAGTCTACGACAGAGTGATTAGAAATACGTCGCAAGACCCCCAAAAAATACCGAGATGCATCTGCGGCACCTTGGTATCTCACGGGTTGTGGCAGTGTTGGGGTATCTAAAGTCAGACATGATAATAGGCATCGGCTGTCATGCGTCATGATAATGATGGCTGAAGGTCTTTGCGACAGTCCAGGGTATCATGGTATGGCTGAAATCCACTTGCTCAACTCACTTGCGCCTCTtcggcttcttcttcttcatcgtcTTCATCAAGCTCCGATTGCGAGTTGTCTGATATCTCAATGGGCTCCTCGGTGCCGCCGCGTTTGGCCTTCTTTCTGCCGCCTTTGCCGCTGATGGTATCGAGGAagtcgttgttgttatgcTTTGATTGGAGCTTGGGAGCGTTTGCGACGTCTTGGAGGAATAGGCGCTCGTCATAGGCGTTGAAGGCCCTGTTGTCCTAGAAAAGATGAGCTGCGCTCTGACAAGCGTGGCAAGTTAATATACCTGCTCGTCGTAATAGTTCAGCTTCTGCCATTGTTCTTGGTTGGTCGCCTTCATGAAAGCCTGAGTCAATTCTGCAGCTGTATCACCCCCGGTCTTCTTGACCTGTGCGAGGAAGGCCTTGGGCTCAGCGACCTTGGCGCCCTCTTGTGACTCCTTCTCGCGGCGGCGCTGGACTGCTTCGAGCTGGGCAGAGGCATCAATGTGGTGAAACTGTGTTCGGAGCTGGATGAGACCGTTGCAACGTGTGAGGTGGAGTTCGTCTGCGAGTGGTCAGCGCCTGCGTGCACAAACTACTGCCACCATGCTACTCACTATCGCGGAAAGCGCCTAGCATGTAAGTGGGCCCCTTGCCATCGTCCGACATGATCTGGCCGCCAAACGTCTGTACATTGAGTACATGGCCCTTTTCATTCGCATCCTCGAAATTGGCAACGTAATCTTCCAAGTTGTCGTCGTCCACGGTCGCAACGGGCGCAGCTGGGGCTCCTTCACCCGTGGCGCCAGGGCGGTTGGTGCTGCGGGGCATAGTCCGCTCGAAGCCAGAGGCGATACCGAAGGCCTTTTGGCCAAAGCCCTTGGTCTTGCGCATGGCCTCGCCATACTGGACACCAGTAACGCGGTTGAAGTTTTCATGGATGTTGAGCGGAACGTCGACCTCAATGAAGCCCGACTCTTTCTTCAAGCGCACTTCGGATGGCTTGCTCCCGAATTCCTTGGTGAGCTTCTTGTCTGGGGGACGGTTGATGTACTGTAACACATACAGCTCCTGCTCGGCCATGTCGGGCGTGATGTAGACATCGTACTCGGCCACAACTGGGTCGTCGTCCTCGACCTCCATGTCCACAGGATTAGCCATGCTATCAGCTCTTCTTTTTTGTCGGTGAAACGTCGGTCCCGTGAGTTGTTTGTGTGTGTGAAACAAAAAGCCAAAAGTTCCGCGCCCCGCAACGCGCAGTCGCGTGCGGTGGAGCCGCGGCCCGTGCAGCTCCATGACGGAATAGATCCGATATCTCCATCCCGCCAAACAGCAACAAGGCCAAATTGACAATCCGTCGTATTCATACTGCAGAGCGGTTTCAAACGTCGCCATGGCCTACATTGCACCCATTCACCGGCCCAGCAGCGTCAGACATGCGCTGAAGCTCAGCTTCCTGTCTCCAGATGAGGATTGCCTCGTGGTCGCGTATGCAACACCACGACATTACCATACAAAGCGCTAAGATTAGTACAGGAAGTCAAACAGACTCGAATTCTACACACAGGAATCCGATGGATTGGCCCTAAAACATTCAAAGGCCATCTATGGCAAGGTTACTATGCTTCAGAAGCTCCGGCCCGCGCTATCATCGACCGACCACCTCTTCGTAGGTACCGATCGTTTCATGTACTTTACCTTGTCATGGGATGCCGAAAAGAGACAGCTCCAAACAGAAAAGTCTTTTGCCAGCGTTGCCGACAATGCTGCAAGAGAATCGCAAACAGGCGAGAGATGTCACATCGACCCGTCAGGACGCTTCATGACGGTCGAAGTATACGAGGGCATCATAACTGTCATACCGCTGGTTCAGAGGggaaagaagaggaagcaAGAGGCAGATATTGCCCACCTAGGGGAGCCCCAGCCCGTCCGATTACCCGAGATGTTCATTCGCTCGTCCGCCTTCCTCCGTCCACGATCACCCGACGAGAAGCCAAAGATGGCTCTTTTATACGAAGACACACACTCGCAAGTCAAATTGAAGCTACGAGAACTCACATATGCCGGCGACGAAGTAGACTTGCAAGAAGGAGAGATATGCGAGAGTGATCTCGAGCTTGGGTCTAGCCACTTAATACCAGTCGAGAAACCCTCACATGGCCTAGTAGTCATCGGAGAAACCTCGATAGGATACTACGATGATGAGAGTGGAGAGATACACTCGGAGCCGCTCGACGAGGCCACCATTTTCGTAGCCTGGGAGCGCATTGACGCCCAACGATTCGTGCTTGCCGATGATTACGGCCGCCTATATATGTTCATGCTGGTTTTGAGTGCACAAGGCAAGGTGCAGTCGTGGAAACTAGATATAATCGGACAGACGTCTCGGGCATCGACTTTGGTATATCTAGACGCGGGCTACGTCTATGTTGGCTCGCATCAAGGCGATTCGCAGGTCATCAAGATTGCAGAAAAGTCCATGGAGATTGTTCAGACTTTCTCTAACATTGCTCCAATACTCGATTTCACAATCATGGATATGGGGAACAGATCTGGCGAAGGCCAAACAAACGAATATTCTTCCGGCCAAGCACGGATAGTAACTGCCAGTGGCGCATACCAAGATGGCAGTCTTCGAAGTGTCCGAAGCGGGGTGGGACTAGAAGATCTTGGTGTGTTAGGCGAGATGGAGCACATCTCTGATCTTTTCAGCTTGAAGTCGACTGCGTCTGCACAGTACGCGGATACGTTACTAGTGAGTTTTGTCAATGAGTCGCGCATATTCCGCTTCGATCCTCAGGGCGAGGTGGAGGAAGTGGACGAGTTTGCTTCTCTCGCACTGGATGAGACAACACTAGCCGCGGCAAACATCTCACAAGGCCGAATTATACAAGTCACCAACGGGCGGGCTCGTATATGCGATCTAGATGGCGGCATGATCACATCTGAATGGCTACCAATGGGCGGGCCGACCATCACTGCAGCTTCCATCAACGAAAGCCATGTACTGGTATCCCTGGGGGGTGTAACCGTCGTGTCTATAAGCATGGCCAATGGTCTGCAGGTGGTCAAGGAGAAGACATTCGGTGCGGAAAGCCAAGTGGCTTGCATTGCTCTCCCATCAGACTCGAGCTCGATATGTTTCGTTGGTTTCTGGAACAATTCGGGACTCGCCATATGCTCTCTCGATACCCTGGAACCTGTCAAGACGGTCCAAATCTCCGATGATTCTGTTCCGCGCTCGTTACTGCTTACACAAATCTTCCCGGGACAACCACCGTCGCTTTTTGTCGCTCTGGCCGATGGTAATGTCGTTACATATGCTTTTGATCCGTCAACGCACGAGCTGTCTGGGAGAAAGAGCATTGTTCTCGGAACACGCGAAGCCACCTTCCGCGCTCTTCCCCGAGGTGATGGGCTTTTCAATGTCTTTGCAACCTGCGAGCATCCCTCTTTGATTTACTCATCCGAAGGTCGTCTCGTATACTCCGCCGTTACAGCCGAAAAAGCAACAACAGTGTGTCCATTCGATTCGGAAGCATACCCCGGCTCCGTCGCCATCGCCACCCCAGAAGATCTCCGCATCGCTCTTGTGGATACGGAGCGAACAACACACGTACAAACACTAAAGGTCGATGAAACAGTACGACGCATAGCATACTCGCCGAGTTTGAAAGCTTTCGGGCTCGGCACCATCAAGAGGATATTGAAAAACGGCGAGGAAGTGATGGCCAGTCACTTCAAGCTCGTCGACGAGATCCAATTCAAGGAACTAGACAGCTACGCTCTCAACGAAGAAGAACTCATAGAATGCGTCATGCGCTGCGAACTACCAGACGGCTCTGGCGGTGTCGCAGAGCGCTTCGTGATTGGCACCGCATACCTCGATGATCAAAGCACGACTTCAGAACGTGGCCGTATACTCATTCTCGAAGTAACACCAGAACGCATCCTCAAGCTCGTGATGGAAATTGCAGTAAAAGGCGGATGCAGATGTCTAGCAACATGCGAAGGCAAGATCGTGGCCGCGCTCATCAAGACAATAGTAATCTACGACGTCGAATATCCAACTCAAACCCCCTTCCTCACCAAACTAGCCACATTCCGCTGCTCCACAGCACCAATAGACATCACGGTCAACGGGCCCAAGATTGTGATTGCAGACCTCATGAAATCACTCGTCGTCGTTGAATACACAAAAGGCGAGGCGGGCCTTCCAGATAAACTGGTCGAAGTAGCGCGGCATTACCAGATTACGTGGGCCACAGCCGTGGCAGAGGTAGACACGAACATGTATCTCGAAAGCGACGCCGAGGGTAATCTTATGGTGCTATACCGCGACCCGAATGGTGTCACGGACGATGATAAGAGACGGTTGAATGTTAGCTCAGAGATGCTGCTCGGTGAAATGGTGAATCGTATACGTAGGATAGATGTCTTGACGGCTTCCGACGCGGTTGTTATTCCTAGAGCTTTCGTCGGTACTGTGAGTCCCCTCCACCCACATTCTTTCCTGGCGTATAATGTACTAAGAGTGAAACAGGTCGAAGGCTCCATCTATCTCTTCGGCCTCATATCTCCCGCCCACCAAAACCTCCTTATGACGCTGCAATCCAACCTCGGCGCTCTCATTCCCGCACCAGGCGACATGGACTTTGCCAAGTTCCGCGCGTTCAAGAATGGGGTAAGGCAAGAGGAGGAGCCGATGCGTTTTGTGGACGGGGAGTTTGTAGAGAGGTTTTTGGATCAGGGTGAGGAGGTGCAGGTCAAGGCTATTGAGGGGTTAGGTGTGGGACTTGAGGAGGTTAGAGGTTTGATTGAGGGGTTGAGACGGTTGCATTAAGGGGATCAGGGTCAAGTAGTCTTATTGCGCAGAACACATTTGTCACGACATGAGAGTCATGGACACATGTGTGGAATGAATGCAGT from Pyrenophora tritici-repentis strain M4 chromosome 1, whole genome shotgun sequence encodes the following:
- a CDS encoding PdxH, Pyridoxamine-phosphate oxidase translates to MLHAAGESAKKIFAPTSNSKDPGHATQYNKGALDRSDLLPSPTEQFHKWFQEAQSNGVYQPETVTFSTAELPSGRVSARVVYMKELDDRGFVIYSNWDTSRKASDVRSNPHAALTFYWRELERQVRVEGPVERLTDEESQVYYDTRIRGSRIGAWASQQSSVIEGREELEKRVEDVEKRFEGKDKIPVPEFWGGLRVVPEMVEFWQGRPSRLHDRFVYRKVDGEGQEGKGIKDSEWKIERLSP
- a CDS encoding Sin-N domain containing protein — translated: MANPVDMEVEDDDPVVAEYDVYITPDMAEQELYVLQYINRPPDKKLTKEFGSKPSEVRLKKESGFIEVDVPLNIHENFNRVTGVQYGEAMRKTKGFGQKAFGIASGFERTMPRSTNRPGATGEGAPAAPVATVDDDNLEDYVANFEDANEKGHVLNVQTFGGQIMSDDGKGPTYMLGAFRDNELHLTRCNGLIQLRTQFHHIDASAQLEAVQRRREKESQEGAKVAEPKAFLAQVKKTGGDTAAELTQAFMKATNQEQWQKLNYYDEQVY
- a CDS encoding MMS1-N multi-domain protein — encoded protein: MAYIAPIHRPSSVRHALKLSFLSPDEDCLVVAKSNRLEFYTQESDGLALKHSKAIYGKVTMLQKLRPALSSTDHLFVGTDRFMYFTLSWDAEKRQLQTEKSFASVADNAARESQTGERCHIDPSGRFMTVEVYEGIITVIPLVQRGKKRKQEADIAHLGEPQPVRLPEMFIRSSAFLRPRSPDEKPKMALLYEDTHSQVKLKLRELTYAGDEVDLQEGEICESDLELGSSHLIPVEKPSHGLVVIGETSIGYYDDESGEIHSEPLDEATIFVAWERIDAQRFVLADDYGRLYMFMLVLSAQGKVQSWKLDIIGQTSRASTLVYLDAGYVYVGSHQGDSQVIKIAEKSMEIVQTFSNIAPILDFTIMDMGNRSGEGQTNEYSSGQARIVTASGAYQDGSLRSVRSGVGLEDLGVLGEMEHISDLFSLKSTASAQYADTLLVSFVNESRIFRFDPQGEVEEVDEFASLALDETTLAAANISQGRIIQVTNGRARICDLDGGMITSEWLPMGGPTITAASINESHVLVSLGGVTVVSISMANGLQVVKEKTFGAESQVACIALPSDSSSICFVGFWNNSGLAICSLDTLEPVKTVQISDDSVPRSLLLTQIFPGQPPSLFVALADGNVVTYAFDPSTHELSGRKSIVLGTREATFRALPRGDGLFNVFATCEHPSLIYSSEGRLVYSAVTAEKATTVCPFDSEAYPGSVAIATPEDLRIALVDTERTTHVQTLKVDETVRRIAYSPSLKAFGLGTIKRILKNGEEVMASHFKLVDEIQFKELDSYALNEEELIECVMRCELPDGSGGVAERFVIGTAYLDDQSTTSERGRILILEVTPERILKLVMEIAVKGGCRCLATCEGKIVAALIKTIVIYDVEYPTQTPFLTKLATFRCSTAPIDITVNGPKIVIADLMKSLVVVEYTKGEAGLPDKLVEVARHYQITWATAVAEVDTNMYLESDAEGNLMVLYRDPNGVTDDDKRRLNVSSEMLLGEMVNRIRRIDVLTASDAVVIPRAFVGTVEGSIYLFGLISPAHQNLLMTLQSNLGALIPAPGDMDFAKFRAFKNGVRQEEEPMRFVDGEFVERFLDQGEEVQVKAIEGLGVGLEEVRGLIEGLRRLH